The DNA region CCGCAGGCATCCGGACACGGGTCGCTACATTGCTCCCAGCGAGCCCACCATCCGCAGGAAGCTTAAGAGCATCGACCCCGACGAGGTTGACCGCGCCCTCGGGGACTGGCTGGCAGAACAGTCCCTCTCCATGCAGGCCGTCGCCGTCGACGGGAAGACCCTGAAAGGAGCCAAGGGCGCCGGCGGCAGACAGGTGCATCTGCTTGCCGCCCTGGTGCATCACGAGAAGGTCGTGATCGCCCAGCGGCAGGTCGATACCAAAAGCAACGAGATCACCGCCTTCAAACCCCTTCTCGAACCGCTCGCTCTGGAAGGCAAGGTGGTGACGGCTGATGCCATGCACACAAAGGCCGATCACGCCAACTTCCTCGTCGAGGAGAAAAAGGCCGACTACCTGTTCTTTGTCAAAGAGAACCAGAAAACCCTGCTCGAAGACATCAAGGGCCTGGCAGAAGAAGATTTTCCCCCTCAGGGCGATCCAGCACGACCGCGGCCACGGCAGGATCGAGACCCGCAAGATCGCAGCCAGCGCCATGATCAATGATTACGTCAATTTTCCCCACGTCGGCCAGGTATTTTACATTGAGCGGTACCGCACGGAAATCAAAACCGGCGCCCAGAGCTATGAGATCGCCTATGGAGTTACCAGCCTCACCCCCGAAAAAGCAGGCCCGGAAACCTTGTTGAAGCTCTCCCGTTCCCACTGGGAGATCGAATCCCTGCACTGGGTGAGGGATGTGGTCTACGATGAAGACCGCTCCCAGGTCAGGACGGGCGCTGGACCCAGGGTGCTGGCCAGCCTGCGCAACACGGCGATCAGCATCTTGCACTTGAACGGTTTGCCCAGTATTGCCGGATCGCTCAGGAGGAACTGCTTTCACCCGGAGCTTGCCCTGCAGCTGGTCGGCCTATAACTGATTGAGGCTTTTTGGCCTTAAAATACCCCCGGTTCTCATCGCCTCGGGTGGGTGGATGAAATATGCTCACTTCCGCCCCCGATCCTCATTTTCCTGCTTTCGGTATTCTATTTTGCCCACCCCGTCCGCCCCCAAGACGATAAACGGGGCTTGAGTGAGGCTGCTCGCATGGGCAGCTTAGCTTTGTCATGCCTTGGATGATCTATTTATTCCCAGGACTTTGACTTATCCTTGTGGTCCCGGCCAAGCTATTCCAAGCAAAAGAGAAAGGGGTATGCCTGCTGACCCCCATCTATCAGCTCCACCTCTATTTGGGGAAAAGCCTTATGAACCCAATCCGCCAGCCAAGCACGGTCGCTCTCCCCTGCCTCCTGGCCACAGAAGATGGTCAAAGTCTCATGTTGGGGGAGAATCAGTTGCTTAAGCAGTTCCTGGGCGGTGATTGCCAGTTCTCGGCCCACCGCTAGGATTTTTTCGCTTCCCAGCCCCAAAAAGTCTCCCTTGCAAATCTGCCAGCCGCCCAGGTTGGCATCCTTGGCTGCTCGGGTAATCTCGCCGTAAGTAGCATTTTGGTATACCTGCATCCGGGCCCAGTTTTCCGAAGCTGGTCGATCCGGAGCATAGGCAACCAGAGCGCTGAGGCACTGGGCTACATTAACGGTGGGTATAATCTTAACCTCTTTTCCTTGAGCTAGCTGGGCGGCTTCCCGAGCTGCTAGGAGGTTATTGGCATCGTTGGGAAATACTACCACCTCTTTGGCCGCCACTTCCTTTATGGCCTGAAGTAGCTCGCCTACGCCCACATTGGCGAAAGCGCCTACTGGCACCGTTGCGTCCACGCCCAGGCTCCGAAATACTTTGGCGATCCCAGGGCCCGGCGCCACCGCTACTAGGGCCGTGGTCTTTTTGGGATGCACTAGTTCTGGTGCCGCCACGACCACCGGTTCGGCCGGAGACAGCCGGTCACCTTCCCACCGTTCCAACAGCTGCTGGTGCTGCCGGCCCATATGATCAACCTTAACTTGAAGCAAATCTCCGCACTGCAGGGCAGCCTCAAGTATCCTTCCCGGGTGGTTGGTATGGATATGAATCTTAAGCAAATCCTTATCTTCGATCAACACCAGAGAATCCCCAGCTTTCTCCAGCTGC from Clostridia bacterium includes:
- a CDS encoding DAK2 domain-containing protein, producing MLDGEVFRRMVFSAYSCLEQQREAINQLNVFPVPDGDTGTNLVLTLEGVIQRLKTVSSRSLSQVAEIVARESLLGARGNSGVILSEMLRGWARGLAGKEWANTRELARAFRYGIVYAYRAVTKPVEGTILSVAREIARGTKEAIRRGIDFPSLLETAIQVGEGALARTPEQLPILKRAGVVDAGAKGLLTFLQGCREGLKNGGIMAIAPKPEKQMAPTPAWSEADTRLRYKYCTEVLVDRQSGGSRRSGRSLPKDWRKQLEKAGDSLVLIEDKDLLKIHIHTNHPGRILEAALQCGDLLQVKVDHMGRQHQQLLERWEGDRLSPAEPVVVAAPELVHPKKTTALVAVAPGPGIAKVFRSLGVDATVPVGAFANVGVGELLQAIKEVAAKEVVVFPNDANNLLAAREAAQLAQGKEVKIIPTVNVAQCLSALVAYAPDRPASENWARMQVYQNATYGEITRAAKDANLGGWQICKGDFLGLGSEKILAVGRELAITAQELLKQLILPQHETLTIFCGQEAGESDRAWLADWVHKAFPQIEVELIDGGQQAYPFLFCLE
- a CDS encoding ISAs1 family transposase: MSKRTRKPCSKTSRAWQKKIFPLRAIQHDRGHGRIETRKIAASAMINDYVNFPHVGQVFYIERYRTEIKTGAQSYEIAYGVTSLTPEKAGPETLLKLSRSHWEIESLHWVRDVVYDEDRSQVRTGAGPRVLASLRNTAISILHLNGLPSIAGSLRRNCFHPELALQLVGL